A region of Rhizobium sp. CCGE531 DNA encodes the following proteins:
- the tnpB gene encoding IS66 family insertion sequence element accessory protein TnpB (TnpB, as the term is used for proteins encoded by IS66 family insertion elements, is considered an accessory protein, since TnpC, encoded by a neighboring gene, is a DDE family transposase.) has product MIPISSNVRVWIASGHCDMRKGMQGLALIVQEGLSRNPFQGDVFVFRGRNGRLIKALWHDGVGLSLYAKRLDRGHFIWPATVDGAIALTAGQMSYLLEGIDWRNPQQTWRPTSAG; this is encoded by the coding sequence ATGATCCCGATCAGTTCGAACGTCAGAGTGTGGATTGCCAGCGGTCACTGCGATATGCGCAAGGGTATGCAGGGGTTGGCTCTCATCGTGCAAGAGGGGCTTAGCCGCAATCCGTTCCAGGGCGACGTTTTTGTTTTCCGCGGGAGAAATGGTCGATTGATCAAGGCCCTATGGCATGACGGTGTCGGACTATCGCTTTATGCCAAACGGCTCGACCGAGGCCACTTTATTTGGCCGGCGACAGTGGACGGAGCCATTGCCCTTACAGCCGGGCAGATGTCCTACCTTCTTGAGGGAATAGACTGGCGAAATCCGCAACAGACATGGCGTCCGACGAGCGCCGGATAG
- a CDS encoding IS66 family transposase has product MENGLENHSDYAAALEAELVVARAERAVALAELAVAKAKEADDQATILRQKVHIEKLQRQLRGQKSERTARLIAQMELMLEDAEAAATEDELAAEMAIAAAAPIAVAGFTRKRPVKKPFPDHLPRERVVVPGPVACSCCGSDRLRKLGEDVTETMESIPRSWKVIQTVREKFTCRDCEKISQAPAPFHVIPRGWAGPSLLAMILYDKFGQHIPLNRQVERFALEGVSISLSTAADAIGSCCHALDPILRRIEAHTFAAERIHGDDTTVPVLAAGKTDTARIWTYVHDDAAFGGTAPPSAMFYYSRDRSGDHPQAHLAGYCGILQADAYGGYTKLYLPDRSPCPIYEAACWAHARRPFFIMADLEANARRKAQGKPAAVISPIAIEMVRRIDALFEIERQINGQTADERKATRQQHSKPLIANMERWVREQRAKLSRDNDLAKAFDYMLNRWVSFTRFLDDGRICLSNNAAERSLRGIALGRKAWLFAGSDRGGQRAAAMYSLIVTAKMNHVDPQAWLADVLARIADHPANRIDELLPWAWKAEKAAPIAAAA; this is encoded by the coding sequence ATGGAAAACGGCCTGGAAAACCACTCCGATTATGCCGCTGCACTTGAAGCAGAGCTGGTCGTGGCGCGTGCGGAGCGCGCCGTTGCCTTAGCCGAACTTGCCGTCGCCAAAGCCAAGGAAGCGGACGATCAAGCCACCATTCTGCGTCAGAAGGTCCATATCGAAAAGCTGCAAAGGCAATTGCGTGGTCAGAAATCGGAGCGGACTGCCAGGCTGATCGCTCAAATGGAGCTGATGCTCGAGGATGCCGAGGCGGCGGCCACCGAGGATGAACTTGCCGCTGAAATGGCCATTGCTGCGGCCGCCCCCATTGCTGTCGCCGGCTTCACACGCAAACGCCCCGTTAAGAAGCCATTCCCCGATCACCTGCCGCGCGAGCGTGTCGTTGTGCCCGGTCCGGTCGCCTGCAGCTGCTGCGGTAGTGACCGGCTGCGCAAGCTGGGCGAAGATGTCACCGAGACGATGGAGAGCATTCCACGCTCCTGGAAAGTCATTCAGACGGTGCGCGAGAAGTTCACCTGCCGCGACTGCGAGAAGATCAGCCAGGCACCGGCCCCATTCCACGTCATTCCCAGAGGCTGGGCAGGTCCAAGCCTTCTGGCGATGATCCTCTACGACAAATTCGGCCAACACATTCCCCTTAATCGTCAGGTGGAACGATTTGCGCTTGAGGGCGTGTCAATCAGCCTGTCGACGGCAGCCGATGCTATCGGTTCTTGTTGCCATGCCCTTGATCCAATCCTGAGGCGGATCGAGGCTCACACCTTTGCAGCCGAGCGGATTCACGGCGACGATACCACGGTTCCGGTTCTCGCAGCCGGCAAGACCGATACTGCTCGGATCTGGACATATGTGCACGATGATGCCGCGTTCGGTGGCACGGCGCCGCCGTCGGCGATGTTCTATTATTCCCGCGACCGCAGCGGTGACCATCCGCAGGCGCATCTGGCCGGCTATTGCGGCATCCTGCAAGCAGATGCCTATGGCGGTTATACCAAGCTCTATCTTCCTGATCGCAGTCCATGTCCGATCTATGAGGCAGCGTGCTGGGCGCACGCAAGGCGACCATTCTTCATCATGGCCGATCTCGAGGCCAATGCCCGGCGCAAGGCTCAGGGCAAACCCGCTGCCGTCATCTCACCAATCGCCATCGAGATGGTGCGCCGGATCGATGCGCTGTTCGAGATCGAACGTCAGATCAATGGCCAGACGGCCGATGAGCGCAAGGCGACGCGTCAGCAGCATAGCAAGCCACTGATCGCCAACATGGAGCGGTGGGTGCGCGAGCAACGTGCCAAGCTGTCTCGCGACAATGATCTGGCCAAAGCGTTCGACTACATGTTGAACCGCTGGGTATCGTTTACTCGTTTCCTCGACGATGGCCGGATCTGCCTGTCGAACAACGCGGCAGAGCGTTCGCTGCGCGGAATTGCATTGGGAAGAAAGGCTTGGCTATTCGCCGGCTCCGACCGTGGTGGTCAACGAGCTGCCGCCATGTACAGTTTGATCGTCACCGCAAAGATGAACCATGTCGATCCGCAGGCCTGGCTTGCCGATGTGCTTGCCCGTATCGCCGACCACCCGGCAAACAGGATCGACGAGTTGTTGCCGTGGGCTTGGAAGGCCGAAAAGGCGGCACCTATTGCGGCGGCCGCGTAA
- a CDS encoding DUF6429 family protein, whose translation MDIDEDKIDDAVLALLWLTLHDGYRAWKGLDWETTDRLFKKGLIADPVNKSKSLILTDEGLQRSEELFRELFTRPPQ comes from the coding sequence ATGGATATCGACGAAGACAAGATCGACGATGCGGTGCTGGCGCTGTTGTGGCTGACGCTGCATGACGGGTATCGAGCCTGGAAGGGTTTGGACTGGGAGACGACGGATCGTTTGTTCAAGAAGGGGCTGATCGCCGATCCGGTGAACAAGTCGAAGTCGTTGATCTTAACGGATGAAGGCCTGCAACGGTCAGAGGAGCTGTTTCGGGAACTGTTTACGCGGCCGCCGCAATAG
- the proB gene encoding glutamate 5-kinase: MTTAQLISAHRIIVKIGSALIADGETGDIRGSWLETMIEDVVRFFSRGQQVIIVTSGAVAVGSRHFNEFDVPLRSEERQAAAAIGQVRLMLAFEQSLKRFGFGLGQILLMGEDLRNPHRRLNVLSTVRQILKVGAVPVINENDTTATAETRFGDNDRLAAQLAELVQADIIILLSNIDGLFTEDPHDNPSARLITEVRRITPQIEAMAGHSVSRHSSGGMLTKLMAARIAMDAGCNMIIAKGNKSYPLSAIENGGPSTWFVPFARDRSDRHTCGNNLPQAQ, from the coding sequence ATGACCACGGCGCAATTAATTTCCGCTCATCGAATAATCGTGAAGATTGGCTCTGCACTAATTGCCGACGGAGAAACCGGAGACATTCGCGGTTCTTGGCTTGAAACGATGATAGAAGATGTGGTCCGATTTTTCTCACGTGGGCAGCAGGTGATCATCGTGACCTCCGGTGCTGTCGCGGTTGGGTCACGTCACTTCAATGAGTTTGACGTTCCTCTGAGAAGTGAAGAGCGACAAGCGGCTGCAGCCATCGGTCAAGTTCGACTCATGCTTGCCTTCGAACAGAGCTTAAAACGGTTTGGATTTGGACTCGGACAAATACTATTGATGGGCGAAGATCTACGCAACCCGCATCGCCGACTCAATGTTCTGTCAACTGTTCGACAAATCCTCAAAGTTGGCGCCGTTCCCGTTATCAATGAGAACGACACAACCGCAACTGCCGAAACCCGTTTTGGCGACAATGATCGTTTGGCGGCCCAGCTCGCAGAGTTGGTGCAGGCTGACATAATTATTTTGCTTTCCAACATAGATGGCCTCTTCACGGAAGATCCACACGACAACCCGTCGGCCCGTTTGATCACAGAGGTGCGACGCATTACCCCCCAAATAGAGGCCATGGCCGGTCATTCCGTCTCTCGTCATAGTTCGGGTGGCATGCTGACGAAGTTGATGGCAGCAAGGATCGCCATGGATGCCGGGTGTAACATGATCATCGCGAAGGGAAACAAATCTTACCCGCTGTCGGCCATCGAGAACGGTGGCCCATCAACCTGGTTTGTCCCGTTTGCAAGGGATAGGAGCGACCGCCACACTTGTGGCAACAACCTACCGCAGGCTCAATAA
- a CDS encoding acetyl-CoA carboxylase biotin carboxylase subunit family protein has protein sequence MARRALILLEGNGHGTGEQYVQAAKSFGLHPITLSTDPAQYPYLAAGGVEAIQVDTDNLHALINECSRLGKTYEIVGITSAEEKVYATAGKLCQQFDLPGPNPASVEQCCDKFIQRRLLADGGVPIPAYRLATNAAEVESCAAEIGLPVVVKPAIGGIGGIGVRLCRNVAELAEHTAHLLGGKHTWRSSPKILVEEFAQGPFYEADTMGNEVIGISAADFDHPPHFLFRESIFPALLTNDEHERISDVALRCLGALGLGWGPTNIELRWTTRGPVVIEVNPRIAGGTYPRRAHLAYGVDLVTEHIKLATGVECDLRTTYLQTAAVRFLLPDRDGTLSWIDGDSRAAAVSGVVEVKFYVKPKTQIVRKGDYRDRIGHVIAASSSFAQTKAILQHAVGLIDWSITPFSTSGEEEHAVPLNSSSSLKGSR, from the coding sequence ATGGCAAGAAGAGCGCTCATCCTGCTTGAAGGCAACGGACATGGTACTGGTGAGCAATATGTCCAAGCTGCCAAGAGTTTTGGCCTTCATCCAATTACCCTATCGACCGATCCAGCTCAGTACCCCTATCTCGCAGCGGGAGGTGTTGAAGCAATCCAAGTCGATACAGACAATCTCCATGCGCTGATCAACGAATGCTCTCGGCTGGGTAAGACCTACGAAATTGTTGGCATTACAAGCGCCGAGGAGAAGGTCTACGCGACCGCCGGAAAGCTCTGCCAGCAATTCGATTTACCGGGACCAAACCCCGCTTCGGTCGAACAATGTTGCGACAAATTCATTCAACGTCGCCTGCTCGCTGATGGAGGCGTTCCGATACCTGCTTATCGCCTGGCCACTAACGCGGCGGAGGTTGAAAGCTGTGCCGCGGAAATCGGCCTGCCAGTGGTGGTCAAGCCTGCGATCGGGGGTATCGGCGGCATCGGTGTTCGACTGTGCCGAAACGTCGCCGAGTTGGCCGAACATACGGCCCATCTTTTAGGTGGGAAGCATACATGGCGGTCTTCACCGAAGATCCTGGTCGAAGAATTCGCACAGGGCCCGTTCTATGAAGCCGACACGATGGGAAATGAGGTCATTGGGATTAGCGCCGCCGATTTCGATCATCCACCACATTTTCTCTTTCGTGAGAGCATCTTTCCGGCCCTGCTGACTAACGACGAGCACGAGCGAATCTCCGACGTGGCGCTGCGCTGTTTGGGAGCTCTGGGACTTGGGTGGGGGCCAACCAACATTGAATTGCGGTGGACGACGCGTGGCCCAGTTGTAATAGAAGTCAATCCGCGTATTGCGGGCGGAACCTATCCTCGGCGGGCTCATCTTGCTTATGGTGTCGATCTCGTAACCGAGCACATTAAGCTTGCCACCGGCGTGGAATGTGACTTACGCACCACGTATCTCCAGACTGCAGCCGTGCGATTCCTACTCCCTGATCGCGATGGCACCCTCAGTTGGATCGACGGCGACAGTCGGGCGGCTGCCGTGTCGGGCGTTGTAGAGGTCAAATTTTATGTTAAGCCTAAGACGCAGATAGTCAGGAAAGGTGACTACCGGGACCGCATAGGACATGTGATCGCCGCTTCATCCAGCTTTGCACAGACCAAGGCCATACTTCAGCATGCGGTCGGTCTAATCGATTGGTCGATCACGCCATTCTCTACCTCTGGCGAAGAAGAACACGCCGTGCCGTTAAACTCCTCCAGCAGCCTCAAAGGCTCTAGGTAA
- a CDS encoding C45 family peptidase — translation MHAKGDAFSIGCALGKANATSFLEYRLGTEQFRALDARWRGSEYLKNLEAAARAAYPRYVREIEGIAEGAGKDFETIFLLNCQTDLQIPDAASAAKAVAGMGCTTVLIPAECNGPAVIAHNEDGEPESLGANFWVEIEPDVGPAWSSFMTAGMLPGGTFRLNETGLVQTINAITPNDQKPGVPRQVLCRAILDAKSLDEAVGILKRNDRSCGFHHTLGDAKTRKVLSVEAPASGCVVVEVAEPRAHANHLLSSEFSGVKQTIGASSRDRQAAADRMIGEGALAGGAEAVLFDETTLIFKDWKDSRTLATSVFELFPDRIEWRIHAARDERAALSGTMRVV, via the coding sequence GTGCACGCCAAGGGCGACGCCTTCTCGATTGGTTGTGCGCTCGGGAAGGCCAATGCCACAAGCTTCCTCGAGTATCGGCTTGGCACGGAGCAATTTCGCGCTCTAGATGCTCGATGGCGCGGATCGGAATATTTGAAGAATTTGGAAGCTGCAGCCCGCGCGGCATATCCCCGCTACGTGCGCGAAATCGAGGGTATCGCAGAAGGTGCCGGCAAGGATTTCGAGACCATCTTCCTATTGAATTGCCAGACTGATCTGCAGATTCCAGACGCCGCCTCCGCGGCAAAAGCTGTTGCCGGAATGGGCTGCACGACTGTCCTAATACCAGCTGAATGCAATGGGCCGGCGGTTATCGCCCACAATGAGGACGGCGAGCCCGAATCGCTGGGTGCCAATTTCTGGGTGGAGATTGAGCCCGATGTGGGGCCGGCGTGGAGCAGCTTTATGACCGCGGGCATGCTGCCGGGCGGTACCTTCCGCCTGAACGAGACCGGCCTGGTCCAGACGATCAACGCGATCACCCCGAACGACCAAAAACCTGGCGTGCCCCGACAGGTTCTTTGCCGCGCCATTCTTGATGCTAAAAGTTTGGACGAAGCGGTCGGCATTTTGAAGCGCAATGACCGCTCGTGTGGATTCCATCACACTCTTGGCGATGCGAAGACCCGCAAGGTACTCTCTGTCGAAGCGCCGGCCTCAGGCTGCGTCGTGGTAGAGGTTGCTGAACCGCGAGCGCATGCCAACCATCTGCTCTCCAGCGAGTTCAGTGGGGTGAAGCAGACCATCGGCGCTTCCTCCCGTGACCGACAAGCAGCGGCGGATCGAATGATCGGCGAAGGCGCGTTGGCGGGTGGAGCAGAAGCGGTGCTGTTTGACGAGACCACTCTAATCTTCAAGGATTGGAAAGACTCCCGGACCCTCGCGACGAGTGTTTTCGAGCTTTTTCCAGACCGCATCGAGTGGCGGATACATGCGGCTCGTGACGAGCGAGCTGCACTAAGCGGAACAATGCGCGTCGTCTAA
- a CDS encoding CocE/NonD family hydrolase — protein sequence MGTWEIDYRDRRQFDAARLAYTSEPLQNDLEITGHPVVDLNITSTREDGIFFVYLEAVKPDGTSCYLTEGQLRARHRKVWTASPFGALGPQQSYLESDAEPLTPGEPTRLAFTLLPISALIPADYSLRVCLAGSESTSFANVPADGEPPQLKLHRGPHGCYIDLPVVER from the coding sequence ATTGGAACATGGGAAATCGATTATAGAGATCGGCGACAGTTCGATGCGGCTCGACTGGCCTATACGAGCGAACCGCTGCAGAATGATTTGGAGATCACCGGGCATCCAGTTGTGGATCTGAACATAACCTCAACCCGTGAAGACGGTATTTTCTTCGTCTATTTGGAAGCAGTTAAACCTGATGGGACCTCCTGCTACCTTACAGAAGGCCAGTTGCGTGCGCGTCATCGGAAAGTATGGACTGCCTCGCCTTTCGGCGCGCTCGGACCACAACAAAGCTATTTGGAAAGCGACGCCGAGCCGCTCACACCAGGAGAACCGACCAGATTGGCGTTTACACTGTTACCGATTTCGGCGCTCATACCAGCGGACTATAGCTTGAGGGTGTGTCTAGCGGGAAGCGAGAGCACGAGTTTCGCCAATGTACCCGCTGACGGAGAACCGCCGCAGCTCAAGTTGCATCGCGGTCCTCACGGTTGCTACATCGATTTACCCGTTGTTGAACGGTGA
- a CDS encoding CocE/NonD family hydrolase codes for MTDSRFQAQAEPNENPVYRLDLSAKAAGREKLGPLESTYVYAHEGVRLALDVVRPMGDSADHKRNTILVMTCYGRGKKGEPSNQYADLFVPEGYAVVVGDVRGTGASFGVWPGHRSREEILDFSYVLDWIAAQPWSTGNVLAYGVSYTANSADLIASRNHPALKGIVPRYVDYDIFFETYPGGVPNLTSTGGVNG; via the coding sequence ATGACCGATTCTCGCTTTCAGGCCCAGGCCGAGCCGAACGAAAATCCAGTATACCGCCTTGATCTCAGTGCCAAAGCTGCAGGCAGAGAGAAACTCGGCCCATTGGAATCGACGTATGTGTATGCGCACGAAGGTGTCAGGCTCGCTTTGGACGTGGTTCGTCCGATGGGCGATAGCGCGGATCATAAGCGCAACACCATCTTGGTTATGACCTGTTATGGGCGCGGAAAGAAGGGCGAGCCGTCCAATCAATATGCGGATTTGTTCGTTCCAGAAGGCTATGCGGTGGTGGTTGGAGATGTTCGCGGTACCGGCGCCTCGTTCGGCGTTTGGCCAGGTCACCGCTCGCGCGAAGAAATCCTCGACTTTAGTTACGTGTTAGACTGGATCGCTGCACAGCCTTGGTCGACGGGCAATGTGCTTGCGTACGGCGTGTCCTACACCGCCAACTCTGCAGACCTTATTGCTTCGAGAAATCATCCCGCCCTGAAAGGCATCGTGCCGCGCTATGTCGACTACGATATCTTTTTCGAAACCTATCCAGGAGGTGTTCCGAACCTTACCTCGACAGGTGGAGTCAACGGTTGA
- a CDS encoding Xaa-Pro peptidase family protein, producing MAYLGNNVREYRYKLLNELMDRENLDAVAFASTEFFQFATNFQTDVTTWERPILCVVPRNGAPFVVLNELSTNNWRYAHEDGRLWVSDTSFYAEHPVLSNRMHLVHEWPEMVAEKLRSAGLGRARIGTDVGGGPLQKAFALLPEARPLMKTQEFRALRWVKHPEEIALMREIASLTDWLQDRYRESIRPGRLLMELDMMMGAELAQEAARRFPAQDVALLDLWSISGPPSAAPHGDGKRSGAILEKGHVMINLIIPRINGVVVENERTWFCGKPDTRQERFFEVALAANEAGIEAAVAGRPVSGIDAAAQAIIEKAGFGNYIMHRTGHGMGLLCHEYPGDMAFNHRALLENEVYSVEPGLYVYGLGGFRQDDTVVIGEKPEVLTRASKDLRSQTVL from the coding sequence ATGGCATACTTGGGCAATAATGTGCGTGAGTATCGGTACAAGCTACTAAATGAACTGATGGATCGCGAGAACCTGGATGCTGTCGCTTTCGCAAGCACAGAGTTCTTTCAGTTCGCGACCAACTTCCAGACGGATGTCACCACCTGGGAGCGGCCAATTCTCTGTGTCGTCCCGAGGAACGGCGCGCCGTTTGTTGTCCTCAATGAGCTTTCGACAAACAATTGGCGATATGCGCACGAAGACGGGCGTCTTTGGGTATCCGACACAAGCTTTTATGCGGAGCATCCAGTCCTCTCCAATCGAATGCATCTTGTGCATGAATGGCCGGAGATGGTTGCCGAAAAACTACGAAGTGCAGGTCTCGGGAGAGCTCGCATCGGGACCGATGTTGGTGGCGGTCCATTGCAGAAGGCGTTCGCGCTGCTACCTGAGGCCCGTCCTCTAATGAAGACGCAAGAGTTTCGAGCGCTTCGTTGGGTCAAGCATCCCGAAGAGATCGCACTCATGCGCGAGATAGCGAGCTTGACCGACTGGTTACAGGATCGCTACCGGGAGAGTATCCGTCCGGGTCGGCTCCTGATGGAATTGGATATGATGATGGGAGCCGAGTTAGCGCAGGAGGCCGCACGACGCTTTCCAGCGCAGGATGTTGCCTTGCTCGACCTGTGGTCGATCTCGGGTCCACCGTCGGCAGCTCCACACGGGGACGGCAAGCGATCCGGTGCGATCCTCGAAAAAGGACACGTGATGATCAACTTGATTATCCCCCGCATTAATGGAGTGGTCGTGGAGAATGAGCGGACCTGGTTCTGTGGCAAGCCGGATACCCGGCAGGAACGCTTCTTCGAGGTCGCGCTCGCTGCAAATGAAGCTGGAATTGAAGCCGCTGTGGCGGGTCGACCGGTGTCGGGAATTGATGCAGCAGCGCAGGCAATCATCGAAAAAGCGGGTTTTGGAAACTACATCATGCACCGGACAGGACACGGCATGGGCTTGTTGTGCCACGAGTACCCCGGAGACATGGCATTCAATCACCGTGCCTTGCTCGAAAACGAAGTTTATTCGGTCGAGCCCGGATTGTATGTTTATGGACTCGGCGGCTTCCGACAAGACGATACGGTCGTCATCGGGGAAAAGCCTGAAGTGCTGACACGGGCGTCTAAGGATCTAAGAAGCCAGACTGTTCTGTGA
- a CDS encoding ABC transporter substrate-binding protein, with protein MSILINRRRFMQATSTAIAVGALASAAGRATAASTGELKVNMSGGNWGDAVMKAYVESFEAETGVKVTRVNADFSSTQIAMMVDTKNVSADVVNLGQTNVDPLTAKGYLEKIDYSIWKKEDLEAIAENWRQPNGFASYVYSVNMVWNTKKFPAGKPRPTTWAEFWDVKKFPGVRSINTGEYGSGPWEEALLADGVPMDKLYPMDIDRVFASLDKIKPHIRKWWTSGSEILQIMRDNIADIVQSYDARALTLIDEGGPIEINRNQAKLTTDYWCIPKGSPNAENAQKFIALTSRPDRQAEFAKLIAQGPTNKNAFKLIPDDVARKLASHPDYEAISFAMNAKWYAEVGSDGKSNKERLVQRWNEWILQ; from the coding sequence ATGAGCATTCTGATAAATCGCCGGCGGTTCATGCAGGCTACTTCGACCGCAATTGCGGTAGGCGCGTTGGCTTCCGCGGCCGGCCGTGCAACGGCCGCCTCCACCGGCGAGCTCAAAGTCAACATGAGCGGCGGCAACTGGGGCGATGCGGTGATGAAGGCTTACGTCGAGTCCTTTGAGGCCGAGACCGGAGTCAAGGTGACGCGCGTCAATGCGGACTTCTCATCGACACAGATTGCGATGATGGTCGATACCAAAAACGTTTCGGCCGACGTCGTCAACCTTGGTCAAACCAATGTCGATCCGCTTACTGCCAAGGGCTACCTCGAAAAGATCGATTATTCCATCTGGAAGAAGGAAGACCTGGAAGCAATCGCAGAAAACTGGAGGCAACCGAACGGCTTTGCTTCGTACGTATACTCGGTGAATATGGTCTGGAACACGAAGAAGTTCCCGGCAGGAAAGCCCCGGCCGACCACCTGGGCGGAATTCTGGGACGTCAAGAAGTTCCCTGGCGTTCGCTCCATCAATACCGGCGAATACGGAAGTGGGCCTTGGGAAGAAGCATTGCTCGCGGATGGCGTTCCGATGGACAAGCTCTACCCGATGGATATCGACCGCGTGTTTGCAAGCTTGGACAAGATCAAGCCGCACATTCGCAAATGGTGGACGAGCGGGTCGGAAATTCTTCAGATCATGCGAGACAACATCGCCGACATCGTGCAGTCCTATGACGCGCGCGCACTTACCCTTATTGATGAAGGTGGGCCAATCGAGATCAACCGCAACCAGGCGAAACTGACAACGGACTATTGGTGCATCCCGAAGGGCAGTCCGAATGCCGAAAATGCTCAAAAATTTATTGCGCTGACAAGCCGCCCGGACCGACAGGCCGAGTTTGCAAAGCTTATCGCGCAGGGCCCAACGAACAAGAACGCCTTCAAATTGATTCCTGACGATGTCGCCCGAAAACTTGCGTCGCATCCCGACTACGAGGCGATCAGCTTCGCTATGAACGCCAAATGGTATGCCGAGGTTGGATCGGACGGAAAGTCGAACAAGGAGCGGCTTGTGCAGCGTTGGAATGAGTGGATTCTTCAGTAA
- a CDS encoding ABC transporter ATP-binding protein, whose amino-acid sequence MNLNLKNHLPAEDEVLQKLPDTAQIEFRNVSKIYGAVAAVKDISLSVSRGEFLTILGPSGSGKTTALMLLAGFTTPTGGDILISGKSVSEVPSYRRDQGIVFQSYALFPHLTVHHNLEFPLEMRGIKASDRASRVKRMLERVRLGEFGERMPSQLSGGQQQRVAVARALIADPPILLLDEPLGALDRNLREQMQVEIKELHKEFGKTTICVTHDQEEALTLSDRIVVMRAGQIEQIDTPEALYDRPKTRFVANFLGEANILESVDFKIESDVVPSSGMVSMLRPERICVSVPSAARRADADHRQSVSGIVDDMIYAGPLRKYRVRVGNATLIAREHVASGQQVFRPGEEVRLDWLRSDIRFVAA is encoded by the coding sequence ATGAACTTGAATCTGAAAAATCATCTTCCTGCCGAGGACGAAGTGTTGCAGAAGCTTCCGGATACCGCTCAAATCGAATTTCGCAATGTTTCCAAGATCTATGGGGCCGTTGCTGCGGTTAAGGATATCTCCCTTTCTGTTTCGCGCGGCGAGTTCCTTACGATTCTTGGACCGAGCGGTTCTGGCAAAACGACAGCATTGATGCTGCTCGCCGGCTTCACGACCCCTACCGGAGGAGACATCCTCATTTCCGGCAAGTCCGTGTCCGAAGTCCCGTCTTACCGCCGCGACCAAGGCATTGTCTTCCAGAGCTATGCACTTTTCCCGCACCTTACGGTGCATCACAACTTGGAGTTCCCGCTCGAAATGCGCGGCATCAAGGCCTCTGACAGAGCGTCGCGGGTCAAAAGAATGCTTGAGCGTGTTCGCCTGGGTGAGTTTGGCGAGCGCATGCCATCACAATTGAGTGGGGGCCAGCAACAACGCGTGGCCGTCGCGCGCGCCTTGATTGCAGATCCACCGATTTTGCTGCTGGACGAACCGCTGGGCGCGCTCGATCGAAATCTGCGCGAGCAGATGCAAGTGGAAATCAAAGAGCTGCACAAGGAGTTTGGGAAAACGACCATCTGCGTCACCCACGATCAAGAAGAAGCACTCACGCTTTCGGACCGCATCGTTGTCATGCGCGCCGGTCAAATCGAGCAGATCGATACACCGGAGGCCTTGTACGATCGCCCCAAAACGCGCTTTGTCGCCAACTTCCTGGGTGAAGCAAATATCCTCGAAAGCGTTGATTTCAAGATTGAATCGGACGTTGTTCCTTCTTCCGGTATGGTATCGATGCTTCGGCCGGAGCGCATTTGCGTCAGTGTGCCTTCAGCAGCAAGGCGCGCAGATGCGGACCACAGACAGTCCGTCTCGGGGATCGTGGACGATATGATCTATGCTGGACCCTTGAGGAAGTACCGGGTGCGGGTTGGGAATGCGACGCTGATCGCGCGCGAACATGTGGCATCGGGCCAGCAAGTCTTCCGTCCGGGCGAAGAGGTTCGCCTTGATTGGCTTCGATCCGACATCCGGTTTGTCGCTGCGTAA